The Thermococcus thermotolerans genome contains a region encoding:
- a CDS encoding ATPase domain-containing protein, translated as MGSLLKIQIPHDELHRRLGGGIPAGSIVLIEGDRGTGKSIFSQRLLYGLLKNDHTATYVSSQYTTPEFINQMESLGYSIIQELIKRRLMFVSLYPLLVGVSDRRKFLSRFVGEPRLWKSDVMIIDSLSALLPPELDMEEIRAFSLHLKRLSSLGKVTIMTVNPSDIDPEFLKILEEASSLLIRLSVKVFGGDLKNSATIVKYNNAMGIFQKIIPFRVEPRVGFIVEIAAVV; from the coding sequence ATGGGGAGCCTCCTTAAGATCCAGATACCCCACGATGAGCTTCACAGGCGCCTTGGCGGGGGAATCCCGGCGGGGAGCATAGTCCTGATAGAGGGGGACAGGGGGACGGGTAAGTCTATATTCTCCCAGAGGCTTCTCTACGGCCTTTTGAAGAACGACCACACGGCGACCTACGTTTCCAGTCAGTACACCACCCCCGAATTCATAAACCAGATGGAGTCCCTCGGTTACAGCATAATTCAGGAGCTGATAAAAAGACGACTAATGTTCGTCTCCCTCTACCCCCTGCTTGTCGGGGTCTCCGACAGGAGAAAGTTCCTCTCAAGGTTTGTCGGCGAGCCCAGACTGTGGAAGAGCGATGTCATGATTATCGATTCCCTCTCGGCGCTTCTTCCCCCGGAGCTGGACATGGAGGAGATACGGGCGTTCTCACTGCACCTTAAGAGGCTGAGCTCCCTCGGGAAGGTCACTATAATGACCGTAAACCCCTCCGACATAGACCCGGAGTTCCTGAAAATCCTGGAGGAGGCGTCGAGCCTTCTCATCAGGCTCAGTGTGAAGGTCTTTGGGGGAGACCTGAAGAACTCGGCCACCATAGTGAAGTACAACAACGCGATGGGGATCTTCCAGAAGATAATACCCTTCAGGGTTGAGCCGAGGGTTGGATTCATAGTCGAGATCGCCGCGGTGGTGTGA
- a CDS encoding type II/IV secretion system ATPase subunit, whose amino-acid sequence MPVGKNVSDSIEAAMARNPHLRTYIDRFVKKTGKFPEFYPQLSREMKDIKYPNIIYPVGDPIFIHIYGDINTERRYIVVEPRITGPEEEKKYDILKDKILELAPEKRIPEDSEEFERFLDDLMDEALGKIGRGLFSRKRVSFTAEEVAKFRYLLKRDIVGIGPLEPLMRDPYIEDIHIIGANYVSLIHKIFDAMETNITFGDNLRLADYFKNLSERMGRPVSDKNPIVDGTLPDGSRINIIYSPDVSIQGPSATIRKFSATPLSVVQLVKWNTFSAEVAAYLWLALEYGMSIFVCGETASGKTTTLNSIIPFIKPDAKIYTAEDTPEVVVPHKNWQRLTTRERGPEESRVTLFDLLKAALRSRPNYIVVGEIRGAEGAIAFQAMQTGHPVMATFHAGDIRKMIQRFTGAPINIPVTFIDNLNIALFQQAVYVRGRFLRRVLSVVEIEGYYEELGGVATRNVFEWDSVTDRHIFRGMNNSYILERKIAEVAGYEDPKEIYNELFLRARIIKRMAELGITDYHAVHREIKAFYEKGIEGLSFRL is encoded by the coding sequence ATGCCCGTTGGGAAGAACGTCAGCGACAGCATCGAAGCTGCAATGGCCCGGAATCCTCATTTGAGAACGTACATAGACCGGTTCGTCAAAAAGACGGGCAAGTTTCCAGAATTCTATCCCCAGCTCAGCAGGGAGATGAAGGACATAAAGTATCCAAACATAATCTATCCGGTAGGGGATCCTATATTTATCCACATCTACGGCGATATAAACACCGAGAGGAGGTACATAGTTGTAGAGCCGAGGATAACCGGTCCGGAGGAAGAGAAGAAGTACGACATCCTTAAGGACAAGATACTGGAGCTCGCACCGGAGAAGAGAATCCCAGAGGACAGTGAAGAGTTCGAGCGCTTTCTGGATGACCTCATGGACGAGGCGCTTGGGAAGATTGGCAGAGGACTGTTCAGCCGCAAGAGGGTCTCGTTCACCGCGGAAGAGGTTGCAAAGTTCCGCTATCTCCTGAAGAGGGATATCGTTGGCATTGGGCCCCTCGAACCTCTCATGCGCGACCCCTACATAGAGGACATCCACATAATAGGCGCTAACTACGTCTCGCTCATCCACAAGATCTTCGATGCGATGGAGACCAACATAACCTTTGGCGACAACCTCCGATTGGCCGACTACTTCAAAAACCTCAGTGAGAGGATGGGAAGGCCGGTCAGCGACAAAAACCCCATCGTTGACGGAACCCTGCCGGACGGCTCGCGTATCAACATCATCTATTCGCCCGACGTTAGCATCCAGGGTCCGAGCGCAACCATCCGTAAGTTCTCGGCGACACCTCTCAGCGTCGTTCAGCTCGTCAAGTGGAACACCTTCTCCGCGGAGGTGGCTGCCTACCTCTGGCTGGCCCTTGAATACGGCATGAGTATATTCGTCTGCGGTGAGACGGCGAGCGGAAAGACCACAACGCTCAACTCGATAATCCCTTTCATCAAACCTGACGCCAAGATATACACCGCGGAGGACACGCCGGAGGTTGTAGTGCCCCACAAGAACTGGCAGAGGCTCACCACAAGGGAGCGCGGCCCGGAAGAGAGCAGGGTTACGCTCTTCGACCTACTCAAAGCGGCCCTGCGTTCAAGACCAAACTACATCGTCGTCGGTGAGATCCGTGGAGCAGAGGGTGCCATAGCCTTCCAGGCCATGCAGACGGGACATCCTGTTATGGCAACGTTTCACGCCGGCGATATAAGAAAGATGATACAGCGATTCACGGGTGCCCCCATAAACATCCCCGTCACTTTTATCGACAACCTCAATATAGCCCTCTTCCAGCAGGCCGTTTACGTCCGCGGCAGGTTCCTGAGGAGGGTTCTGAGCGTTGTTGAGATTGAGGGCTACTATGAGGAGCTCGGTGGCGTTGCAACGAGGAACGTCTTCGAGTGGGATTCAGTAACGGACAGGCACATCTTCCGTGGGATGAACAACTCGTACATCCTGGAGAGGAAGATAGCCGAAGTTGCAGGCTATGAGGATCCCAAGGAGATATACAACGAGCTCTTCCTGAGGGCGCGGATAATCAAGAGGATGGCGGAGCTAGGGATAACGGACTACCACGCCGTGCACCGCGAAATCAAGGCGTTCTACGAGAAGGGAATCGAGGGACTGAGCTTCAGGCTGTGA
- the flaJ gene encoding archaellar assembly protein FlaJ has translation MPGEKAGVLAQSGITMHEYFRKVLLPSLVGAMALFAAVLVLKSFVTLSNVITFALYAIPLLPLIYAVGYPYAKISNKRVQINSKIPYFATYFAVLSTSDVSRSELVWNLATEKILEPIASDMKKVYYLIAKLHRGMPEALRFLARRTPSKVFADFLDRLAYSLDSGVELRDYLLQEQKTVMDDYETFYEGTLYDLDVFKEVYSSLIISVVFMVTFIIIGPILTGQDIVSLSAFMFVLVLATEIGIMLVIKYRMPEDKIWADYAMTSERKARFIKAALISFAGSAVAAIVVVLVIRPRFNIPPLIQVAIILSPFMYLGKVLEKEEKAILVKDENFPAFMRSLSSSLAASGAALPLVLKYLSSHDFGVLTRDIRNLYRRVSMRIDNSKSWRYFTIDTGSWLIGIFSEIFNKSIKLGAEPDYVGMVISRNFERLIRLRRKRAQTVASFRGVIYGITGAFAFSVAAAFQVAVYMNQLFSNLTIQGDFLQNIIFVPSKSGLEITNYILIVILITHCLLSALSIKFADGGHIGITVYYFVVLVWLAALGQYIGTAVMGKMMTFSSLSAVLIGTLGVMP, from the coding sequence ATGCCGGGAGAGAAGGCTGGAGTGCTGGCGCAGTCCGGCATCACGATGCATGAGTACTTCAGGAAAGTGCTCCTGCCCAGCCTGGTTGGTGCCATGGCACTCTTCGCCGCGGTCTTAGTGCTCAAGAGTTTTGTTACCCTCTCAAACGTGATAACCTTTGCTCTGTACGCGATTCCACTCCTGCCCCTGATATACGCTGTGGGATATCCGTATGCCAAGATAAGCAACAAGAGGGTGCAGATAAACTCGAAGATCCCGTACTTTGCCACGTACTTCGCGGTTCTCTCTACGAGCGACGTCAGCAGGAGCGAGCTGGTCTGGAACCTCGCCACGGAAAAGATACTCGAACCTATAGCCAGCGACATGAAGAAGGTGTACTACCTCATCGCAAAGCTCCACAGGGGGATGCCTGAGGCCCTGAGGTTTCTGGCCAGGAGGACACCCAGCAAGGTCTTCGCGGACTTTCTGGACAGGCTTGCATATTCCCTCGACAGCGGTGTTGAGCTCAGGGACTATCTCCTTCAGGAGCAGAAAACAGTTATGGACGACTACGAGACCTTCTACGAGGGAACCCTCTACGACCTGGACGTCTTTAAGGAGGTGTACTCCTCCCTGATAATCTCTGTTGTCTTTATGGTGACTTTCATAATCATCGGCCCGATACTGACCGGCCAGGACATCGTCAGCCTGAGCGCCTTCATGTTCGTGCTCGTTCTTGCCACTGAGATTGGAATAATGCTCGTCATAAAGTACAGGATGCCTGAGGACAAGATATGGGCCGACTACGCCATGACCTCCGAGAGGAAGGCCCGGTTCATTAAAGCTGCCTTGATATCCTTCGCAGGAAGTGCCGTCGCGGCTATCGTTGTTGTTCTCGTTATACGGCCGAGATTCAACATTCCTCCCCTCATCCAGGTGGCCATAATACTCTCTCCATTCATGTACCTTGGCAAGGTTCTGGAGAAGGAGGAAAAGGCCATTCTGGTAAAGGACGAGAACTTTCCGGCATTCATGAGGAGCCTCAGCTCGTCTCTGGCCGCGAGCGGCGCTGCGCTCCCTCTCGTGCTCAAGTATCTCAGCTCCCACGACTTCGGAGTCCTCACAAGGGATATACGGAACCTCTACCGCAGGGTGTCCATGAGGATAGACAACAGCAAGTCCTGGCGCTACTTTACGATAGACACCGGAAGCTGGCTGATAGGTATCTTTTCGGAGATATTCAACAAGAGCATAAAACTCGGTGCCGAGCCGGACTACGTTGGAATGGTCATCTCAAGGAACTTTGAGCGTCTGATAAGGCTCAGGAGAAAGCGTGCACAGACAGTTGCCAGCTTCAGGGGGGTTATTTATGGAATAACTGGTGCCTTTGCATTCTCCGTCGCGGCGGCCTTTCAGGTTGCGGTTTACATGAACCAGCTCTTTTCGAACTTGACCATTCAGGGGGACTTCCTCCAGAACATAATATTCGTTCCCTCCAAGAGCGGTCTTGAGATAACGAACTACATCCTGATTGTGATACTGATAACCCACTGCCTCCTCTCCGCGCTCTCTATAAAGTTTGCGGACGGGGGCCATATCGGGATTACTGTCTACTACTTTGTTGTCCTCGTGTGGCTGGCAGCGCTTGGCCAGTACATAGGAACCGCTGTAATGGGGAAGATGATGACCTTTTCCTCCCTCTCGGCGGTTTTGATAGGCACCCTGGGGGTGATGCCATGA
- a CDS encoding COG1361 family protein, which translates to MRKLLVLVLTLILLPGAAASSSISGWLAFPLKMGPESGEVLVKDISLKDGSVLAYPSGVGMRVVPIGDRIMWDDYSFALYDVIYTPEATYLNTTYEFPYLLEGKRLIAGEYELLLKSVSENGGILQITRGNTSKEINCPSGKEVSFDNLRISLTPMPILFDGYLRRGQNVSVGEWNVVFYNYTVSSQNGQLTEIIDLRVNGRQYLAEPGDTIDTGSLVINVGELVGSEYLKAPIRLKGAYIRVRVLPSFDGWFREGKTEKLGPYILRIDKVFNDGAYISIMNPCGRVIKSGFISVGNFSSGLYYGGLLLGATAFRKRDGAIELHVVAFIDEARLPKVTDVALLNVSFIAPNNATQFTPFDAEVIIKNEGPSDLRYVELNIDLSNGFRILNDYPRYLEELPRGKTVEVPLRILPEKAGNLALGSVVVVGHAPYALSCYGAEQVSFSSERREIEVAPAEINYRIVVSAPNGTVGSRIPVNVTVVNTGNTELSFTITLALPSGFGSIAENFTAYGKWLTKTDTLAPNESRVYSITAIPLVPGQYEIRAGVESHGRVFYNSTTITVEENSPAPAPGNASVLKNTNSTCEPKVVTKIIKVPVPSNESNTTVTPSEKGISLKEKLIYIGGSFVGGIVFILLLAWIAARMEER; encoded by the coding sequence ATGAGGAAACTGCTTGTTCTTGTCCTGACCCTCATTCTGCTACCCGGGGCCGCGGCCAGTTCATCAATAAGTGGGTGGCTGGCTTTTCCGCTCAAAATGGGGCCGGAGAGCGGCGAGGTTTTAGTCAAGGACATATCACTCAAGGATGGCTCGGTGCTGGCGTATCCTAGCGGCGTGGGCATGCGTGTTGTTCCCATCGGCGACCGTATCATGTGGGATGACTATTCGTTCGCCCTTTACGACGTCATATACACGCCCGAGGCCACGTACCTGAACACAACCTACGAGTTTCCATACCTCCTGGAGGGCAAGAGGCTCATCGCGGGTGAATACGAACTGCTCCTAAAGTCCGTGAGCGAGAATGGGGGGATTTTGCAGATAACCCGCGGGAACACCTCGAAGGAGATTAACTGTCCCTCCGGGAAGGAGGTCTCCTTTGACAACCTAAGGATATCGCTGACGCCGATGCCGATTCTCTTCGACGGATATCTGAGAAGGGGTCAGAACGTATCGGTCGGTGAGTGGAACGTTGTGTTCTACAACTACACGGTCTCCTCTCAGAACGGCCAGCTGACGGAGATAATTGACCTCCGTGTCAACGGCAGGCAGTATCTAGCCGAACCTGGAGATACGATAGACACGGGGAGTCTGGTTATAAACGTCGGTGAACTGGTAGGCTCGGAGTACCTCAAAGCCCCCATAAGGTTGAAGGGCGCCTACATCCGTGTTAGGGTCCTGCCTTCCTTTGATGGATGGTTTAGAGAGGGGAAAACGGAAAAGCTAGGTCCCTACATTCTCAGGATAGACAAGGTGTTCAACGACGGTGCCTACATCTCGATAATGAATCCCTGTGGCAGGGTCATCAAGTCGGGCTTTATATCCGTGGGCAATTTCTCATCGGGACTCTACTACGGCGGCCTTCTCCTGGGAGCGACGGCCTTCAGAAAGCGTGACGGGGCTATAGAACTCCACGTGGTTGCGTTCATAGACGAGGCCAGACTGCCAAAGGTAACCGATGTGGCACTCCTCAACGTTTCATTCATTGCTCCGAACAACGCCACGCAGTTTACCCCATTCGACGCGGAGGTCATAATAAAGAACGAGGGACCGAGCGATCTAAGGTACGTCGAGCTGAACATCGACCTCTCGAACGGGTTCCGCATCTTAAACGATTACCCGAGATATCTGGAGGAGCTTCCGAGGGGCAAGACGGTTGAAGTTCCCCTCAGGATACTTCCTGAGAAAGCGGGGAACCTGGCCCTCGGCAGTGTGGTGGTTGTCGGCCACGCTCCTTACGCCCTTTCCTGCTACGGCGCAGAACAGGTAAGCTTCAGCTCCGAGAGACGGGAGATAGAGGTAGCCCCCGCCGAGATTAACTACCGCATCGTGGTGTCGGCACCGAACGGTACCGTTGGCTCAAGGATTCCCGTAAACGTGACCGTGGTAAACACCGGAAACACCGAGCTTTCTTTCACTATCACCCTTGCCCTTCCCAGCGGTTTTGGTTCAATAGCTGAGAACTTCACTGCCTATGGAAAGTGGCTGACGAAAACGGACACACTGGCCCCGAACGAAAGCCGTGTGTACTCTATCACCGCAATCCCGCTGGTTCCCGGTCAATATGAAATCAGAGCCGGGGTTGAGAGCCACGGGAGGGTGTTCTACAACTCCACCACCATAACGGTGGAGGAGAACTCTCCAGCGCCGGCTCCCGGAAACGCCTCAGTATTGAAAAACACCAACTCAACCTGTGAGCCGAAAGTGGTCACGAAGATAATAAAAGTGCCCGTGCCCAGCAACGAGAGCAACACAACCGTCACGCCCTCCGAGAAAGGGATTTCTCTGAAAGAAAAGCTCATCTACATCGGAGGCTCCTTTGTGGGCGGGATCGTGTTTATCCTGCTCCTCGCGTGGATAGCCGCCAGGATGGAGGAAAGGTAA